A stretch of Methanocalculus natronophilus DNA encodes these proteins:
- a CDS encoding HEAT repeat domain-containing protein has translation MVLNGFFGSNIQRLAERKKYDKLASMIVTAEPEIKREAALALAGCGDEAYEVLGNALEDLLSPIELNVLVRDIYNNLRKNQKEVVIFLLHAPEIVRNLVAKEIISTGVPDLATIHRFSKNSDPILRRAAVATADHLGKEGFDIVLSGLFDRDPDVAREAADIFEKRKNIPESPKERAQYLYVREKWHELSQMGKHGKPILLRLLKDGSNAERRAVIKALGKGRDPDMVKILQRQLNDPDPLIVAESIAAIATIGGPEAERTLVACLRASYPLIRMESGWGLQRMGWKPDTEEDKILLFFATENWKKLADIGKAAIPVLVYALREEHSAVRANAIETLRLIGPLGIAALRQAAGSRDAALARQAKLALLEIEKKEAELLADSQITVDDSRYKNELQASLKARSSHVKSLSKKPPGAPPDKNIAVPKPVDPALEKKRYREELQDSLRAREEHSQTVPPKQTKSKEKDPATLPDDSRTNLELNDAILGSLNEALRKLYGEAGQGRGLIDTTVIEPLRKKDDDMVVSETHLEADPDPTPQPSLWKEDDEKDEEKGDNFMKLVASLSDRDPNIRVSACYALRLHGERAVDPLISALRDSSLLVRAAAAESLGEIADPRAKLFLLKLTRDEEPDVRIAAILALGYLPDAEIVSVLITLLGDDHFRVATAAVDALVRMGHTALPYLIKALDDQNILIRTNAAAALGRTEDPFVIPILVRYLEDPIEEMRIAIARALARFGLEAIPPLQAILQDGSRLQKLTVLDTFGRMSEDEATTAIRPALGDPDQSVRLYALRMLRKRESLALWREAWADQLKGDVPKPKGIPRLKKEDKERYVEGGGEDDVHTLIEGLKDNNRNVQFASAMKLTVMGRSAIDELLKAIKSESPELRSLAEEVIGEMREVAVEPLLDALYDESPVIRAVASRNLGRIGGSSVVGPLTRALETDEDDEVRAIIVEALGYIGTPEAADPIIRSLQDREENVRMVAARTLGYMNDPSATKALINALEDTDLRVRDAALQALHDPDGTPREHLVRALTDESGTAGPGVSDALKAIGWTPETEEEQVCFLISQSRWFEVDKIGKSALKPIRETLEKGSVEARIEAIKTIGRLHDPEAITLLIDSLADENLMIRKRAEYALVDIGLDAVEPLTALLGKGTDQQDTTIQRILRRIEARPPRELPKPEPASEEEEDSVPLSRQESEEAGQIPESEPAADGETGIADLALETDADTLPSSGNEREPVSETASAGKSPSDDASYSEGIPTDAEEESPPSLSSSASQGMESEGEQFWSTTATQTPAARTEGESDDSDLLSEDEFTDFEFDTDSLRLENDEDEKTAEDVDLEEAYPDTGEEKEETKPGEQTRREPGGPQ, from the coding sequence ATGGTTCTCAACGGTTTCTTCGGCTCAAACATTCAGCGGCTTGCCGAGCGGAAAAAATACGATAAGCTCGCATCCATGATAGTCACAGCTGAGCCTGAGATCAAGAGGGAGGCTGCCCTTGCCCTTGCAGGGTGTGGTGATGAAGCCTATGAGGTGCTTGGAAATGCCCTTGAAGATCTGCTCTCACCGATTGAGCTCAATGTCCTTGTCCGGGATATATACAATAATCTCAGGAAAAACCAGAAAGAAGTAGTCATCTTTCTCTTACACGCTCCCGAGATTGTCAGGAACCTGGTTGCCAAAGAGATCATCTCAACCGGGGTGCCTGATCTTGCCACCATCCACAGGTTCTCAAAGAACAGCGATCCAATCCTCAGGCGGGCAGCTGTTGCCACAGCAGATCATCTCGGTAAAGAGGGTTTTGATATCGTCCTCTCCGGCCTCTTCGACCGGGATCCGGATGTTGCACGTGAAGCTGCCGATATTTTTGAGAAAAGAAAAAATATTCCTGAATCCCCAAAGGAGAGAGCACAATATCTCTATGTCAGGGAGAAGTGGCATGAACTGTCACAGATGGGAAAACATGGAAAACCCATCCTTCTCCGTTTATTAAAAGATGGATCCAATGCCGAGCGCAGGGCAGTGATCAAGGCACTTGGCAAAGGACGGGATCCTGATATGGTCAAAATTCTTCAGCGGCAGCTGAATGATCCTGATCCATTAATTGTTGCCGAATCCATTGCGGCCATCGCCACTATTGGGGGTCCTGAAGCAGAACGGACACTTGTGGCATGCCTTCGCGCATCGTATCCACTCATCAGGATGGAGTCGGGCTGGGGTCTGCAACGGATGGGGTGGAAACCAGATACCGAGGAAGATAAAATTCTTCTCTTTTTTGCAACCGAGAACTGGAAGAAACTTGCAGATATCGGAAAAGCTGCGATACCCGTTCTTGTATATGCCCTCCGTGAAGAGCATTCGGCAGTCAGGGCAAATGCCATAGAGACACTCCGGCTGATTGGCCCGCTCGGAATAGCCGCACTCAGGCAGGCAGCAGGATCACGGGATGCTGCTCTTGCCCGGCAGGCAAAACTGGCGCTCCTTGAGATAGAGAAGAAGGAAGCTGAATTATTGGCAGATTCGCAGATAACAGTTGATGACTCCAGGTACAAAAACGAACTTCAGGCTTCGCTGAAGGCCCGCTCCTCTCACGTAAAGTCATTGTCAAAGAAGCCTCCGGGTGCTCCTCCAGACAAAAATATTGCTGTTCCAAAGCCGGTAGATCCAGCACTGGAAAAGAAGAGATACCGTGAAGAACTGCAGGATTCACTCAGGGCCCGGGAAGAGCACAGCCAGACGGTACCACCCAAACAAACCAAATCCAAAGAGAAGGATCCAGCAACTCTCCCGGATGATTCCCGTACAAACCTGGAGTTAAACGATGCGATACTCGGCAGCCTCAATGAAGCACTCAGGAAACTCTATGGCGAAGCCGGGCAGGGGAGGGGGCTGATCGACACCACGGTTATCGAGCCGCTCAGGAAGAAGGATGATGATATGGTTGTGAGCGAGACTCACCTTGAAGCCGATCCGGATCCAACACCACAGCCTTCCCTCTGGAAGGAGGATGATGAGAAGGACGAAGAAAAAGGCGATAACTTCATGAAGCTGGTCGCCTCTCTCTCTGACAGGGATCCCAATATCCGTGTTTCCGCCTGTTATGCGCTTCGTCTCCATGGTGAACGGGCAGTTGATCCCCTCATATCTGCCCTCCGTGACAGCTCCCTGCTTGTCAGGGCAGCAGCTGCGGAATCACTTGGAGAAATAGCCGATCCAAGAGCGAAACTTTTCCTTCTCAAACTCACCAGAGATGAAGAACCCGATGTCCGGATTGCTGCAATACTTGCTCTTGGCTATCTTCCGGATGCCGAGATCGTTTCTGTTCTCATTACGCTGCTTGGTGATGATCACTTCCGTGTCGCGACTGCTGCAGTTGATGCGCTCGTCAGAATGGGACATACCGCCCTTCCCTATCTTATAAAAGCCCTTGATGATCAGAATATTCTGATCCGCACAAACGCTGCCGCCGCACTTGGCAGGACAGAGGATCCATTTGTCATACCGATCCTGGTGCGGTATCTTGAGGATCCAATTGAGGAGATGCGTATTGCGATTGCACGGGCACTGGCACGATTTGGTCTTGAGGCCATCCCACCTCTCCAGGCGATACTTCAGGATGGTTCACGGCTTCAAAAGCTGACAGTCCTCGACACATTCGGCCGGATGAGTGAAGACGAGGCAACAACGGCAATCCGTCCGGCTCTGGGTGATCCGGATCAGAGTGTCCGCCTCTATGCTCTTCGGATGCTCAGGAAACGGGAGTCGCTTGCTCTCTGGCGTGAGGCGTGGGCTGATCAGCTGAAGGGTGATGTACCGAAACCAAAAGGGATTCCCCGGCTGAAGAAGGAGGACAAAGAACGATATGTTGAGGGTGGCGGTGAGGATGATGTCCATACTCTCATTGAGGGATTAAAGGATAATAACCGCAATGTACAGTTTGCATCCGCGATGAAACTCACGGTCATGGGCCGTTCCGCAATTGACGAGCTCCTCAAGGCAATCAAATCAGAATCTCCTGAACTCAGGTCTCTTGCAGAGGAAGTTATTGGTGAGATGAGGGAAGTTGCTGTTGAGCCGCTTCTTGATGCCCTGTATGATGAAAGTCCGGTCATTCGGGCGGTTGCATCCAGGAACCTCGGGCGTATTGGCGGCTCATCGGTTGTTGGTCCGCTCACACGTGCCCTTGAGACCGATGAGGATGATGAGGTCAGAGCCATTATTGTTGAAGCACTCGGCTATATCGGAACGCCTGAGGCAGCAGATCCGATCATACGGTCACTCCAGGACAGAGAGGAGAATGTCAGGATGGTCGCCGCCAGGACACTGGGTTATATGAATGATCCATCAGCCACAAAAGCCCTGATCAATGCGCTTGAAGATACCGATCTTCGTGTCAGGGACGCAGCCCTCCAAGCATTACATGATCCAGACGGCACCCCCCGGGAACATCTTGTCCGGGCACTGACCGATGAATCGGGCACAGCTGGTCCTGGTGTCTCCGATGCCCTCAAGGCCATAGGCTGGACGCCTGAAACCGAGGAGGAGCAGGTCTGTTTCCTGATATCCCAGAGCCGCTGGTTTGAGGTTGATAAGATCGGAAAATCTGCTCTTAAACCGATCCGGGAAACACTTGAGAAAGGATCAGTTGAAGCCAGGATTGAAGCGATCAAGACGATAGGCCGGCTACACGATCCAGAAGCAATCACCCTTCTGATCGATTCGCTTGCTGATGAAAACTTAATGATCAGGAAACGTGCGGAATATGCCCTTGTGGATATTGGTTTGGATGCAGTCGAGCCTCTGACTGCACTCCTTGGCAAAGGAACAGATCAGCAGGACACAACCATTCAGCGGATCCTACGCCGCATAGAAGCAAGACCTCCCCGGGAGTTGCCCAAACCTGAGCCTGCTTCCGAAGAGGAAGAAGATTCTGTACCCCTTTCCCGGCAGGAATCTGAAGAGGCCGGCCAGATCCCGGAAAGCGAACCTGCTGCCGATGGAGAGACCGGCATTGCTGATTTGGCTTTGGAAACTGATGCCGATACCCTGCCATCTTCTGGAAATGAGCGTGAACCTGTCTCTGAGACCGCATCTGCTGGCAAATCCCCCAGTGACGATGCATCGTATTCCGAGGGTATTCCAACAGATGCCGAAGAAGAGTCTCCTCCATCTCTTTCATCATCAGCCAGCCAGGGGATGGAGTCTGAAGGAGAGCAGTTTTGGTCCACTACCGCCACTCAAACGCCTGCTGCACGGACTGAAGGGGAATCAGACGATTCCGATCTGCTCTCTGAAGATGAATTTACCGATTTTGAGTTTGATACAGACTCTCTTCGTCTGGAAAACGATGAAGATGAAAAGACAGCAGAGGATGTTGATCTGGAGGAGGCGTATCCAGACACAGGAGAAGAAAAGGAGGAGACAAAACCCGGGGAGCAGACGAGGAGAGAGCCGGGAGGTCCTCAATAG
- a CDS encoding BCCT family transporter, whose product MLQDHFRKEPVFLLSSGIILTFIAMGILFPEVLDRAASAVHGAILDYFSWLYLLAGFFFLLFTLAIALSKYGTVKLGSDNERPQYTFFGWVAMLFAAGMGIGLLFWGVSEPLVHFLQPPPFLTPTSPDAAAFAMRYSFFHWGIHPWAIYTIVSLSIAYFSFRRGMPALISSCFYPVLGERTFRLPGNIVDVLAVFATVFGTATSLGFGALQIHSGFTHLYGISSAISVTIGIIIIATALFMASAILGVEKGVQILSKFNILLATLLLAFILALGSTPFILNLFSSTLGGYINNLVDLSLQAYPFAGYEWSRDWTVFYWAWWISWSPFVGLFIARISRGRTIREFVLTVLTVPTLFTFIWFSVFGGSALYLELHNDVDLALIAGEDVSLALFAFFEHYPYAGMLSLIAILLLSIFFVTSADSATVVLGSLTTRGSIVVPLYKKVIWGLSLSLVSIVLLVTGGLDALQMMAITAAFPFMLVMIVLCYTLWIGLSQEKFEE is encoded by the coding sequence AGCTGTGCATGGAGCGATACTTGATTATTTCAGCTGGCTGTACCTGTTGGCCGGGTTCTTCTTCCTCCTCTTCACACTTGCAATAGCACTCTCAAAGTATGGAACAGTCAAGCTCGGATCTGACAACGAGCGGCCTCAGTATACTTTCTTTGGCTGGGTTGCAATGCTTTTTGCTGCCGGTATGGGGATCGGCCTCCTCTTCTGGGGCGTCTCTGAGCCGCTTGTCCACTTTCTCCAGCCGCCGCCTTTCCTGACACCAACCTCCCCGGATGCCGCTGCATTTGCCATGCGGTATTCGTTCTTCCACTGGGGGATCCACCCATGGGCAATCTATACGATTGTCAGCCTCTCAATTGCATACTTCTCCTTCAGAAGAGGTATGCCTGCATTGATTAGTTCATGTTTCTATCCGGTGCTTGGTGAGAGAACCTTCAGGCTTCCGGGGAATATCGTTGATGTCCTTGCGGTATTTGCCACCGTCTTTGGCACTGCAACGTCGTTAGGGTTTGGAGCTCTTCAGATACACAGTGGTTTCACCCACCTCTATGGCATCTCGTCTGCAATCTCGGTGACAATTGGGATCATCATCATTGCAACAGCCCTCTTCATGGCGTCTGCCATCCTTGGTGTGGAGAAGGGAGTCCAGATCCTCTCGAAATTCAATATACTGCTTGCAACACTACTCCTCGCATTCATTCTTGCTCTTGGGTCGACTCCATTTATCCTGAATCTCTTCTCTTCCACACTTGGAGGCTATATCAATAACCTGGTTGATTTAAGCCTGCAGGCATATCCATTTGCAGGATACGAATGGAGCCGTGACTGGACGGTCTTCTACTGGGCATGGTGGATCTCCTGGTCACCGTTTGTGGGTCTCTTTATTGCCCGGATCTCTCGCGGCAGGACGATTCGGGAGTTTGTCCTGACGGTGCTCACCGTTCCAACCCTCTTTACATTTATCTGGTTCTCGGTCTTTGGAGGATCCGCACTCTATCTTGAACTGCACAATGACGTTGATCTCGCCCTTATTGCCGGGGAGGATGTCTCACTTGCCCTCTTTGCGTTCTTTGAACACTACCCGTATGCAGGCATGCTCTCGCTTATTGCGATCCTCCTCCTCTCCATCTTCTTCGTCACATCAGCAGATTCTGCAACAGTGGTGCTTGGATCGCTCACAACCAGGGGAAGCATTGTTGTCCCTCTCTATAAGAAGGTGATCTGGGGACTGTCGCTCTCTCTTGTCTCGATTGTTCTTCTGGTAACCGGAGGCCTTGATGCACTCCAGATGATGGCGATCACAGCGGCATTCCCATTCATGCTTGTGATGATTGTTCTCTGCTACACGCTCTGGATAGGATTGTCACAGGAGAAGTTTGAGGAATAG